From one Pecten maximus chromosome 8, xPecMax1.1, whole genome shotgun sequence genomic stretch:
- the LOC117333723 gene encoding uncharacterized protein LOC117333723 translates to MSVQLVGVLVLLVTLTSGQNLEKETCDSSRREVDVQMSNANAIIGGLFEVRNPELGGYACGQPHKEMMQIYEAARWALNRVNAINYIPGVRLGMKAYDTCFSQMMAVNAVNRFYPQISSSSTSCTTGNTIDLGLLGPMSSWTSKPVAELTTKIPASVLSPRAMSTELSNKMKYPYFMRITPNLASQAEAMIAALEQMSWKKVVVVYSDSVYGMDGFDIFKRMAFKKSVCITKGIPIPATGSVSEIQQRLSGILNYDVTAGVFLGSAALSLKFFDALENVPNAGQMQWMLTDMNLMESYTSPIARGAIFVGPKTVTVTEFRDYFLNLDENNPPSENPWYRDWYMTMYNCRLSGVNYAPYNSLNLCPSLTAAQKLAAYIQVPYVETTIKAVFAYASALRVAQSARCGPSGTFCSSLQSLSSADFFNYLRNVNFQFSSAEGIPSLVGQTLKFDSNGDSSLKDFSVFNYNNKNGAGFSFVEVGSYVSGVLTLNLQDFVLYDEARATALPSLPSTSCPLPGCMYCEIPRDMVEFMYTPGDVVIAGLVNGHVAGMDPLSCGLPSSRGMAEAVAFQYAINTAKTALPGILNGVSLGGLVADICGHPLVGRMFMNNLLDGRDNVMDRNEHMVDPHSIKALVDGQADFSLGLGSNMLPEIGTVASSRMYANKDMFPYFTRASAGTEQMATALVNTIANLGWFYVQTVQSFDYGMQELAMVREYAAAGKVCLAASHTISEDVSYDQVIDDIQEKPAATVVILFVHQRDVRGLLASAKAKGLMGKLLFVGTSSWGSVAGLEDMAHGSIVLEPQATPLSGFQSWINNLNPRTAENVPGFKEWYQATYNCYIDAEVRGDYPGECGSGTITNGPNYENPFQLSYMIDSVYTVAKALDSTLKYYCGASYTGVCVQFRSNTAAMAMLNNYIQNTSFTGESNTLFQIKDGVGTNGFNILNYRQGTGYVNVGNYNTRDGLFTLSANQIQYPTGTPGSSFPSSCPGSCWECSYVGATSNAMVYVPGDIQIGGMFGVHSVSGFDAFACGPLSTTNGPQFLTAVTYALEQINSKMAPVSLNGVSLGSILFDHCNVQGRSLDLVSSLYAGLLPASPSNPYSDMLKARNVKAWITDSTAAVIDMKDAAMTLNLPLVSPFASSEPLNNEEIFPTFFRTIEGDVTLSVSMAKLVKSMNFKFLTVVYSDSDYGRSGMSTFQTVASQEGLCILQSFMVSSSSPETDIVQNIALSTSQVVIMWTNAADSLAMFQARKNNPVAANILYVFPMPMMALAEQFGSGGKSFMLNIKTGDVAGYLSYVNSLVSMETFWQYPILIEYYMNLFYCDLPGVSAFKVPCTFPLRPFTDSPAFSQDNYVVPTINAVYAFTAGLDSLLKEKCGQDYDGLCTAFLTMDNMNEVLMEKMEGISFVDPTGSTFRFLDREGNTGLDLFFYDGTTTKLVGDIAGASLQITDPTVKGQVSSTASACNTDPCTICINNINTFNFTYKEGDILIGGIFDVHDRDLTPFSCGDLKTLHGFQLLEAFNYAIDKVNDKSGIFANVLKHVKLGGVALDSCESAIRTGYLVSNIHNGLTKLTHNAQTVNPENINMYIGAYSSDSSIYLARILKALKIPQVSYASTSTQLLDDIRYPYFMRTVPTDDKQVEGIVKFLDKFNLRYVQVVFKRDNYGELATEAFKSMAAQYKICVSNTIAFPDNGTVTRESANEVVTYLLEQPNANTVVVFASTVYIKGLVQGISRNPNSHGRFHFVGSETWGNNMEAIAGNEELVQGAVTLTLESADISDFDIYLGSKSPGNYPENPWFPEFYEEMLNCYLTIPNGKHTQQCTSISENIVAQRDYIQDPGILHVINSVFAAAFLIDMTLKETCDSNYTIVCEKYRNNQDRHDLLMSNIKNVDFTDPTNTRFQFTDRREGNKGYQIYSLNKKMTAFDEGFSYDKIGTYSFTGDLNINPTYSPSWDGSCDRQDACTECPTVRNTKARDMSQPAANADAAAFLLVLNGHHQGSDPYRCGPIKMNSLHVALAFFYTLERLQTPKPYDVRGVVVDYCSNTLRIDQDLYSLLATGKFCSTAFGADGVVNNSTITGVLTTSSSATMAVNRVVKPLRIPIISNGATSVLLSDQSNYPYFSRTVPPDDYQMKVIADILALNDWTYVSVVYTKETYGISGFEQLQRNTRSQGVCVTNAIGIPTRPSMEEAKAAVQQLTTNAGANVVVLCTLYPEAIMAAAKELDLVDRFVWIGTDTWGQSPTIPTGIESKLHGLITIDMRSAIVQNFIDYVKEITYTNRKNIPLDWFEEFYQEIHQCQLTDAQSPATKFSSFCDKGEVITDRMVLANNSYILHTITATYSLVNGLNTVRAGTCKLAATFSDCFSNPDNWDRLLEGILSTDWDMHNTLNLKPPDNFNIRFNSQRFVDTGYNIYTYLNDGSGYSYHLIGSTKDGTLSFDNYDHGRGAGFTSKCPAGTVCDCDVITNTPLISNQTDDRFTEPRNFFFYNERINDFGQTVYDQVYTWPIWAIAVGVLTSAGLLVAVLLFLYFLVAYPVRGGTTILGFMVLLGVIGIYVINFAFFLPASDATCGARRFMMGVVYAIVFAALLVKALDNWRYSDMEYSRRKYKGLTSACSLFLVALGIVAIEAIIPIMWLILVRPTASLYTEGMPMDDWAWCDPHDLYDRALVMSMIFVMFLVVVTGIVASLAWDSDSNYYESRWIFVSSVCTAGCFLVWMIVSTNAGPPFRDPAVALGNCVNATALLIFIPIRKLVLLCYLKNNDETDKVQHLGDERVDVYSTVYSNQGYEGDMFQPIESKHSSDMGFENHNM, encoded by the exons AAATGATGCAGATATACGAAGCAGCCAGATGGGCACTGAACAGAGTCAACGCCATCAACTATATTCCTGGGGTCCGACTAG GAATGAAGGCGTACGATACATGCTTTTCCCAAATGATGGCTGTCAATGCAGTGAACAGATTTTACCCACAAATCTCCAGTAGTTCCACTTCCTGTACGACAGGAAACACCATCGATCTTG GCCTGCTAGGACCAATGTCCAGTTGGACATCCAAGCCAGTGGCTGAACTGACCACCAAAATTCCAGCCTCAGTCTTGTCTCCCCGGGCAATGTCCACAGAACTGAGCAACAAAATGAAGTATCCCTACTTTATGAGAATTACCCCTAACTTGGCCTCCCAGGCAGAG GCTATGATTGCTGCTCTGGAGCAGATGTCATGGAAGAAAGTGGTGGTTGTGTATTCTGACAGCGTTTATGGGATGGATGGCTTCGATATCTTTAAGCGTATGGCCTTTAAGAAGTCCGTCTGTATAACCAAGGGGATTCCTATCCCGGCCACTGGGTCAGTTTCTGAAATTCAACAGCGTTTGTCTGGAATTCTCAACTATGATGTCACTGCTGGAGTTTTCCTTGGTTCGGCGGCACTTTCCTTGAAGTTTTTTGACGCTCTGGAGAACGTACCAAACGCTGGACAAATGCAGTGGATGTTGACGGATATGAACCTTATGGAGAGTTACACCTCACCGATTGCCAGGGGTGCCATTTTTGTTGGTCCGAAAACAGTCACAGTGACAGAGTTTAGAGATTATTTCCTGAACCTGGATGAAAATAATCCACCGTCAGAAAATCCCTGGTATCGAGACTGGTACATGACCATGTATAACTGCCGTCTCAGTGGAGTGAATTACGCCCCATACAACAGCCTGAATTTGTGTCCTAGCCTCACAGCTGCCCAGAAACTGGCTGCCTACATACAAGTGCCGTATGTGGAGACGACCATTAAGGCAGTATTCGCCTATGCGTCTGCCCTACGTGTGGCCCAGAGTGCCAGGTGTGGCCCATCGGGGACGTTCTGCTCCTCGCTACAATCTCTGTCTAGCGCAGATTTCTTCAATTACCTCCGCAATGTCAATTTCCAG TTCTCCTCAGCTGAAGGGATTCCATCTCTGGTCGGACAAACTCTCAAGTTTGACAGCAACGGTGACAGCTCCTTAAAAGATTTCAGTGTTTTTAACTACAACAACAAGAACGGTGCTGGCTTTTCCTTTGTTGAG GTGGGAAGTTACGTGTCGGGCGTCCTGACCCTTAACCTTCAGGATTTCGTATTGTATGATGAAGCTCGTGCCACTGCCCTCCCCAGCTTGCCCTCCACTTCCTGTCCATTACCCGGCTGTATGTACTGTGAGATCCCACGCGACATGGTAGAGTTCATGTATACCCCTGGGGACGTCGTCATCGCTGGACTTGTCAACGGACATGTTGCTGGCATGGATCCTCTATCCTGTGGCTTGCCAAGCAGTAGAGGAATGGCGGAGGCCGTCGCCTTCCAGTACGCCATCAATACAGCAAAAACGGCACTACCAGGAATCTTAAATGGCGTGAGTCTCGGAGGACTCGTAGCCGATATCTGTGGCCATCCTCTTGTTGGTCGCATGTTTATGAACAATCTCCTCGACGGCCGTGACAATGTGATGGACAGGAATGAGCACATGGTGGACCCACATTCCATCAAAGCTTTAGTCGATGGACAGGCCGACTTCAGCCTTGGTTTAGGGTCTAATATGTTACCAGAAATCGGCACGGTAGCCAGCAGTAGGATGTATGCCAATAAAGATATGTTTCCTTACTTTACAAGAGCCAGTGCTGGAACGGAGCAGATGGCCACTGCGCTTGTTAATACAATAGCAAATCTAGGCTGGTTTTATGTGCAGACAGTGCAGTCTTTTGACTATGGCATGCAGGAGCTAGCCATGGTCCGCGAGTATGCGGCTGCTGGGAAGGTGTGTTTAGCGGCCTCCCACACGATTTCAGAGGATGTGTCTTACGATCAGGTGATTGACGACATACAGGAGAAGCCTGCAGCCACGGTTGTTATACTGTTTGTACATCAGAGAGATGTCCGAGGCCTGTTAGCTAGTGCCAAGGCTAAAGGTCTCATGGGAAAGCTCCTGTTTGTAGGGACGTCCAGTTGGGGTTCCGTAGCGGGGCTGGAAGACATGGCCCATGGCAGCATCGTTCTAGAGCCACAGGCCACTCCACTCTCCGGGTTCCAGTCATGGATCAACAATTTGAATCCTCGCACAGCTGAGAATGTTCCGGGCTTCAAGGAATGGTATCAGGCCACCTACAATTGCTACATAGATGCGGAAGTCAGGGGAGACTACCCAGGGGAGTGCGGTAGTGGAACCATCACAAATGGACCAAATTACGAAAATCCATTCCAGTTATCATACATGATCGACTCTGTTTACACAGTGGCCAAGGCACTCGATTCTACTCTCAAATACTACTGTGGCGCCTCCTATACTGGTGTTTGTGTACAGTTCCGCTCCAACACGGCAGCCATGGCCATGCTCAATAATTACATTCAGAACACCTCCTTCACAGGAGAGTCAAATACCCTGTTCCAGATTAAAGATGGTGTAGGCACAAATGGATTCAACATTCTAAACTACAGACAAGGCACTGGATATGTTAAT GTTGGTAACTATAATACCAGAGATGGCCTGTTCACCTTGTCTGCTAATCAGATCCAGTATCCTACCGGTACTCCAGGGTCAAGCTTCCCCTCCAGTTGTCCTGGGAGTTGCTGGGAGTGTAGCTACGTTGGAGCTACTTCTAATGCCATGGTGTACGTACCCGGAGACATCCAGATCGGAGGAATGTTTGGTGTACACTCTGTGTCGGGCTTTGATGCGTTTGCTTGCGGACCGTTGAGCACAACTAATGGACCACAGTTTCTTACAGCTGTCACGTATGCCCTCGAGCAGATTaattccaaaatggcccctgTGAGTCTGAATGGCGTTTCCTTAGGTAGTATTTTGTTTGATCATTGTAATGTCCAAGGGCGGTCACTTGACTTGGTGTCCAGTCTATACGCTGGACTCTTGCCTGCATCACCTAGCAACCCGTACTCGGACATGCTGAAAGCCCGGAATGTCAAAGCTTGGATCACGGACAGCACAGCCGCAGTTATTGACATGAAGGATGCGGCCATGACACTCAACTTGCCACTTGTCAGTCCATTTGCCTCCAGCGAACCACTAAATAATGAAGAAATCTTCCCAACGTTTTTCCGTACGATCGAGGGGGATGTCACTCTCTCCGTTTCCATGGCAAAATTAGTGAAGTCGatgaattttaaatttcttactGTTGTATATTCTGACTCTGATTACGGACGATCGGGCATGTCGACATTCCAGACCGTTGCCTCTCAGGAAGGACTCTGTATTCTTCAGTCCTTTATGGTCAGTTCTTCTTCCCCAGAGACAGACATTGTTCAGAATATCGCACTCAGCACCAGTCAGGTTGTTATAATGTGGACCAATGCAGCTGATTCTCTCGCGATGTTCCAGGCACGCAAAAACAACCCTGTGGCTGCAAACATATTGTATGTGTTTCCGATGCCTATGATGGCACTTGCAGAACAATTTGGCAGCGGCGGGAAATCTTTTATGTTGAATATAAAAACAGGAGATGTCGCAGGTTATCTGAGCTACGTGAATTCTCTCGTTTCCATGGAAACATTCTGGCAGTATCCTATCCTCATTGAGTACTACATGAACCTGTTTTACTGCGACTTGCCAGGTGTATCGGC GTTCAAGGTTCCCTGTACCTTCCCACTTCGACCGTTCACAGACAGTCCAGCTTTCTCTCAGGATAATTACGTTGTGCCAACCATCAATGCTGTATATGCCTTCACTGCAGGACTAGATTCACTGCTGAAAGAGAAGTGTGGGCAGGACTATGACGGGCTGTGTACCGCTTTCCTCACCATGGACAATATGAATGAAGTACTCATGGAGAAGATGGAAGGAATCTCTTTTGTGGATCCCACTGGAAGCACTTTCCGATTCTTGGATCGCGAGGGTAATACTGGACTGGACTTGTTTTTCTATGATGGCACGACCACCAAACTG GTCGGCGACATTGCTGGAGCCTCTCTACAAATTACAGACCCAACCGTCAAGGGACAGGTCTCCTCGACGGCCTCGGCCTGTAACACTGACCCCTGTACCATCTgtataaacaacatcaacacTTTCAACTTCACCTACAAGGAGGGTGATATCTTAATAGGAG GTATCTTTGATGTCCATGACCGAGATCTGACCCCATTCTCCTGCGGTGACCTAAAGACTCTCCATGGGTTCCAGCTCCTCGAAGCCTTTAACTATGCTATAGACAAGGTCAATGACAAATCCGGAATCTTCGCAAATGTTCTGAAGCATGTGAAACTCGGAGGTGTAGCTCTGGATTCGTGTGAAAGTGCGATTCGTACTGGGTATCTCGTATCTAACATTCACAACGGACTGACAAAATTAACCCACAACGCTCAGACGGTGAACCCAGAAAACATCAACATGTACATCGGGGCTTACTCCAGCGATAGCTCTATATATCTCGCCAGGATTTTGAAAGCTTTGAAAATTCCTCAAGTAAGCTATGCATCTACGAGTACACAGCTATTGGATGACATCAGGTATCCCTACTTCATGCGCACGGTTCCCACCGATGACAAACAAGTGGAAGGAATTGTCAAGTTCCTTGACAAATTTAACCTGCGATACGTCCAGGTGGTCTTCAAACGAGACAATTACGGCGAACTAGCTACCGAGGCATTCAAAAGTATGGCCGCCCAGTACAAAATCTGTGTCTCCAACACGATTGCCTTCCCAGACAACGGAACGGTTACCAGGGAAAGTGCTAATGAAGTTGTAACCTATCTCCTGGAACAGCCCAATGCCAACACAGTTGTTGTTTTTGCCAGCACCGTATATATCAAAGGTCTTGTACAAGGTATCAGCAGGAATCCTAACTCACATGGACGATTCCACTTTGTAGGTTCGGAAACCTGGGGAAACAACATGGAGGCAATTGCAGGCAATGAAGAACTGGTTCAAGGGGCCGTAACTCTCACATTGGAATCGGCCGACATTTCAGACTTTGATATTTACCTCGGGTCAAAATCTCCTGGTAACTACCCGGAAAATCCGTGGTTCCCAGAGTTTTACGAGGAAATGTTGAACTGTTATCTTACCATACCAAACGGTAAACACACCCAACAGTGTACCAGTATCTCGGAGAACATTGTGGCTCAGCGAGACTACATCCAGGACCCCGGAATTCTCCACGTCATCAATTCCGTCTTTGCGGCAGCCTTTCTGATTGACATGACATTAAAGGAGACATGCGATTCTAATTACACAATTGTTTGTGAGAAATATCGCAACAATCAAGACCGCCACGATCTTTTGATGAGCAACATCAAGAATGTAGATTTCACTGATCCGACAAATACTCGGTTTCAGTTCACTGACCGCAGAGAGGGAAACAAGGGCTACCAAATCTACTCTCTAAACAAAAAGATGACAGCATTTGATGAGGGATTCTCATACGACAAG ATTGGTACGTATTCCTTCACTGGTGATCTGAACATCAATCCAACATACTCCCCGTCCTGGGATGGCAGTTGTGACCGACAAGACGCCTGCACCGAGTGTCCAACCGTGAGAAATACGAAGGCGCGTGACATGTCACAGCCGGCGGCCAACGCTGACGCTGCTGCCTTCCTATTGGTGTTGAATGGCCACCATCAGGGATCCGACCCTTACAGATGTGGACCTATCAAAATGAACAGCCTACACGTTGCTCTTGCGTTTTTCTACACTTTAGAGAGACTTCAGACACCGAAACCTTACGATGTGCGAGGCGTAGTAGTCGACTACTGTTCTAACACGTTACGAATCGACCAGGATCTTTATAGCCTGCTGGCCACAGGCAAGTTCTGTAGCACAGCTTTTGGAGCCGACGGCGTGGTGAACAACTCCACCATTACTGGGGTGCTAACCACCTCGTCCTCGGCAACCATGGCTGTCAACAGAGTCGTTAAACCTCTCAGGATTCCTATCATCAGTAATGGCGCAACTTCTGTTCTCTTGTCAGACCAAAGCAATTATCCTTACTTTTCGCGCACAGTTCCCCCGGATGACTACCAGATGAAGGTCATTGCTGACATTTTGGCCTTAAATGACTGGACGTATGTTTCTGTTGTTTATACAAAGGAAACGTACGGTATTTCAGGTTTTGAACAGTTACAACGAAACACTCGGTCCCAGGGAGTCTGTGTTACCAATGCAATAGGAATACCTACTCGGCCCAGTATGGAGGAGGCTAAAGCTGCTGTTCAACAGCTCACAACAAACGCTGGTGCTAATGTCGTTGTCCTCTGCACATTATATCCAGAAGCCATCATGGCCGCAGCAAAGGAGCTTGACCTCGTGGACCGATTTGTTTGGATTGGTACGGATACCTGGGGGCAATCACCCACGATACCTACGGGCATAGAGAGCAAGCTCCATGGATTGATTACCATAGACATGCGCAGTGCCATCGTGCAGAACTTCATAGATTACGTTAAAGAAATCACATACACAAATCGGAAGAATATACCACTGGATTGGTTTGAGGAATTTTATCAGGAGATTCATCAATGTCAATTGACAGATGCTCAGTCACCCGCGACCAAGTTCTCTAGTTTCTGTGacaaaggggaggtaatcacGGACAGAATGGTGCTGGCTAATAATTCGTACATCTTACACACGATTACTGCCACTTATTCTCTTGTCAATGGCTTAAACACTGTCCGCGCTGGCACCTGTAAACTGGCCGCAACATTTTCAGACTGTTTCTCCAACCCGGATAACTGGGACCGCCTACTCGAGGGCATCCTCAGCACAGACTGGGATATGCACAACACACTTAATCTTAAGCCACCTGATAACTTCAACATTCGTTTCAATAGCCAGCGCTTTGTTGATACAGGCtacaacatttatacatactTGAATGACGGCTCAGGATACAGTTATCATCTG ATTGGCTCCACCAAAGATGGTACGTTAAGTTTTGACAACTACGACCACGGAAGAGGAGCAGGTTTTACATCCAAATGTCCGGCCGGCACTGTTTGTGACTGTGATGTTATAACAAACACACCTCTCATTTCCAACCAAACTGACGACCGCTTTACCGAGCCACGCAATTTCTTCTTCTACAATGAACGCATCAATGACTTTGGCCAGACTGTATACGATCAGGTATACACGTGGCCAATCTGGGCCATCGCCGTCGGAGTCCTGACCAGTGCCGGACTGTTGGTGGCAGTATTACTGTTCCTGTACTTCCTCGTGGCCTATCCTGTCCGAGGTGGCACTACCATTCTCGGCTTCATGGTTTTGTTGGGCGTCATTGGTATTTATGTCATCAATTTTGCATTCTTCCTGCCGGCATCTGATGCCACATGTGGCGCCAGGCGGTTCATGATGGGAGTGGTATATGCTATTGTGTTCGCCGCTCTACTCGTGAAAGCGCTGGACAACTGGCGATACAGCGATATGGAGTACAGTCGACGGAAATATAAGGGACTCACCAGTGCATGCTCCCTCTTCCTGGTAGCGCTCGGTATTGTAGCCATAGAGGCTATCATCCCCATCATGTGGTTGATTCTGGTCCGTCCCACGGCCAGTCTGTACACGGAGGGAATGCCCATGGATGACTGGGCATGGTGCGATCCCCATGACCTGTACGATCGTGCTCTGGTCATGTCCATGATCTTTGTCATGTTCCTGGTCGTTGTGACGGGGATCGTGGCCTCTCTCGCCTGGGATAGTGACAGTAACTATTACGAATCGCGTTGGATCTTCGTGTCCAGTGTGTGTACAGCGGGCTGTTTCCTCGTCTGGATGATAGTGTCCACCAATGCAGGTCCGCCGTTTAGAGATCCTGCCGTAGCACTAGGAAACTGTGTTAATGCCACTGCTCTTCTCATCTTTATTCCTATCAGGAAATTGGTCCTGCTCTGTTACCTAAAAAACAATGATGAGACGGACAAGGTCCAGCATCTCGGAGATGAAC GTGTAGATGTATATTCGACTGTGTATTCTAACCAGGGATACGAAGGTGATATGTTCCAACCTATCGAATCCAAACACAGTTCAGACATGGGCTTCGAAAATCACAACATGTAA